One Rhipicephalus microplus isolate Deutch F79 chromosome 4, USDA_Rmic, whole genome shotgun sequence genomic window carries:
- the LOC119172074 gene encoding receptor expression-enhancing protein 5: MAQELGDELGRVLRERGPIDTTLDRFERETKLRREYLVYGVAGLVAIMFTMDVMSAFLCQAITTVIGVLGCLRALDRQEPASMQKWTAYWVIYVILNYYLGFLVRLMGRYFIKIYMVKFLLLTWCALPIESNGSDFIYNKMLAHRLFRPTGMTGSVSPKKTAAPPPGDERRDKMRSSASPDRRCNVMA; encoded by the exons ATGGCGCAGGAGCTGGGAGACGAGCTGGGCCGCGTTCTGCGGGAGCGGGGCCCCATCGACACCACGCTGGACCGCttcgaacgcgagaccaaactgCGCCGCGAGTACCTGGTGTACGGCGTGGCGGGCCTGGTGGCCATCATGTTCACCATGGACGTGATGAGCGCCTTCCTCTGCCAGGCCATCACCACCGTCATCGGGGTGCTGGGCTGCTTGCGGGCCCTGGACCGACAGGAGCCGGCCTCAATGCAGAAGTGGACCGCGTACTGGGTCATCTACGTCATCCTCAACTACTACCTGGGCTTCCTGGTGCGCTTGATGGGCCGCTACTTCATCAAAATCTACATGGTCAAG TTCCTGCTTCTCACCTGGTGCGCGCTGCCCATCGAGAGCAACGGATCGGACTTTATCTACAACAAGATGCTGGCGCACCGCTTATTCCGGCCAACCGGGATGACCGGGTCTGTGTCGCCCAAGAAGACCGCAGCCCCGCCGCCCGGAGACGAGCGACGCGACAAGATGCGCTCGAG TGCGTCCCCCGACCGCCGGTGCAACGTCATGGCCTGA